The following are encoded together in the Lactuca sativa cultivar Salinas chromosome 1, Lsat_Salinas_v11, whole genome shotgun sequence genome:
- the LOC128128443 gene encoding uncharacterized protein LOC128128443, translated as MKAVPSTYHQCVKISTPWGTVKVMGVQQESKECYKTSMKSTTKPQQASQLRQGARHVLEKKEQDVKEVPLGIEDLEAKALIGSSMPEQIERDLLNFLRTRSKTFAWKHEDMTDQYTKKEVNLHPERNQIIQKEVEKHLKTGMIKEVKFPRWLANVVVIQKNGKWRVCVDYTDLSKACPKDPFCLPHIDSVIDAITSHELLTFMDASA; from the exons ATGAAAGCGGTTCCATCAACATACCATCAGTGTGTGAAGATTTCCACTCCATGGGGGACAGTGAAGGTCATGGGAGTCCAACAAGAGTCGAAAGAGTGCTACAAAACCTCTATGAAATCTACAACCAAACCCCAACAAGCATCCCAATTAAGGCAGGGGGCACGACATGTTCTAGAGAAAAAGGAACAAGATgtaaaggaagtgcccctgggtATTGAGGATCTTGAAGCTAAAGCcctcataggatcctcaatgcCTGAGCAGATCGAGCGGGATCTACTGAATTTCTTAAGAACCAGAAGCAAGACATTTGCATGGAAACACGAAGATATGACAG ACCAATACACCAAAAAAGAAGTAAATTTGCACCCCGAAAGAAATCAAATAATCCAAAAGGAAGTAGAGAAGCACCTTAAaacaggaatgatcaaggaagtgaagttcccaAGATGGCTAGCTAACGTGGTTGTCATACAAAAAAATGGAAAATGGAGAGTGTGTGTAGATTACACGGATCTCAGCAAGGCTTGTCCTAAGGATCCTTTCTGTCTACCACATATTGACTCTGTGATAGATGCTATAACTAGCCATGAACTCCTGACCTTCATGGATGCTTCAGCATGA